A genomic segment from Streptomyces antibioticus encodes:
- a CDS encoding HNH endonuclease, which translates to MGLGDITRAGVLAAVEECQHLGREAFRRRYGFGRATTYELVLDGNRFDSKAIAGVAHLYSVGSPLSAADFSGGAHTVVRRLSALGFTVTAASVATDGVEQVAPQVVLQPRGGARDRGPQNFARSIRQGIRIADIKDVLGEQADALTALYPDGTARLWGSIPTAQSNNEKVRALRQRRIGDNVLFYAENHFIARARILHLLESSAVAQAVWGTDANGSTWEHIMALGEVEEFSTPVLAAPILQRLNVRAPLRSLTLRSAEDYRHVTQLLPRKRQPIAAPSPASHPVASPQLRPADLLDRFGSLKTHRRAGGDAPSRHQPLALLWAVSRIAADKPRLAPWSCFRAEVGPLLAEFGLPSSKVTPEYPFWHLQGSGLWEVRGIPGDAGDTPRTGVLDKVQPVAGLTHESAELLRNPLTRLQAVVRLCSTYLDDVDQRELLSRVGLAGYATADGLPEDDLDGSGEEGTDQERAAGPVPRRPSNSSRPVRNPAIVNQVKDLYGNACQVCTTRLRYKRRPYSEAAHIRGLGSPHDGPDELANLLCLCPNHHVLFDGLEIFIDVDGYVKKTHGGESLGRLHRNASHRIDDEHLRYHRTLCDLNRLTGK; encoded by the coding sequence ATGGGACTTGGGGACATCACACGCGCAGGAGTGCTGGCCGCGGTCGAGGAGTGTCAGCACCTGGGGCGTGAAGCATTTCGCCGCCGGTACGGCTTCGGTCGGGCCACCACGTACGAGCTTGTTCTGGACGGGAACCGCTTCGACTCGAAGGCCATCGCGGGCGTCGCGCACCTGTACTCGGTCGGCAGCCCATTGTCGGCCGCCGACTTCAGCGGGGGCGCGCACACAGTGGTACGTCGCCTGAGTGCGCTCGGCTTCACGGTGACGGCCGCATCCGTCGCCACGGACGGGGTGGAGCAGGTGGCGCCGCAGGTGGTCCTTCAGCCTCGCGGCGGGGCTCGGGATCGCGGCCCGCAGAACTTCGCCAGGTCGATACGACAGGGCATCCGCATCGCGGACATCAAAGATGTGCTCGGTGAGCAGGCGGACGCGCTCACCGCCTTGTATCCCGATGGGACGGCTCGCCTGTGGGGGTCCATTCCCACGGCACAGTCCAACAACGAGAAAGTCAGAGCCCTGCGGCAGCGCCGTATCGGCGACAATGTTCTTTTCTACGCGGAGAATCATTTCATCGCACGCGCCCGCATTCTTCATCTGCTGGAGAGTTCGGCGGTGGCGCAGGCCGTCTGGGGAACCGACGCGAACGGCTCCACGTGGGAACACATCATGGCGCTGGGTGAAGTCGAAGAGTTCTCCACCCCCGTGCTCGCGGCTCCCATCCTGCAGCGTCTGAACGTTCGGGCGCCGCTCCGGAGCCTCACCCTGCGGTCCGCCGAGGACTACCGTCATGTGACCCAACTCCTGCCCAGGAAGCGGCAGCCGATTGCGGCACCATCTCCCGCCTCTCATCCGGTCGCGTCGCCGCAGCTCCGTCCAGCGGATCTGCTGGATCGTTTCGGCTCCCTCAAGACTCATCGCCGTGCCGGGGGTGACGCTCCCAGCCGCCACCAACCACTGGCCTTGCTGTGGGCGGTGTCCCGCATAGCCGCGGACAAGCCGCGACTGGCACCGTGGTCCTGTTTCCGTGCTGAAGTCGGTCCGCTCCTGGCCGAGTTCGGATTGCCCAGTTCCAAAGTCACGCCCGAGTACCCCTTCTGGCACTTGCAGGGCAGTGGTCTGTGGGAGGTGCGCGGAATACCGGGGGATGCCGGCGACACGCCGCGAACAGGAGTCCTCGACAAGGTCCAACCCGTAGCAGGTCTCACTCACGAAAGCGCCGAGTTGCTGCGGAATCCGCTCACTCGCCTCCAGGCCGTGGTCAGGCTGTGCAGCACGTACCTCGACGATGTCGACCAGCGTGAGTTGCTCAGTCGAGTGGGCCTCGCCGGCTACGCGACGGCCGACGGCCTGCCCGAAGACGACCTGGACGGCAGCGGCGAGGAAGGCACCGATCAGGAGCGGGCTGCAGGCCCAGTCCCGCGGCGGCCCTCCAACTCCTCACGGCCGGTACGCAATCCCGCCATCGTCAACCAGGTCAAAGACCTCTACGGCAACGCCTGTCAGGTGTGTACGACACGTCTGCGGTACAAGCGCAGGCCCTACAGCGAGGCCGCGCACATTCGCGGCCTCGGATCCCCGCACGACGGGCCGGACGAGCTGGCGAACCTGCTCTGCCTGTGCCCCAACCACCACGTTCTCTTCGACGGCCTCGAGATCTTCATCGACGTCGACGGCTACGTGAAGAAGACGCACGGAGGCGAGTCCTTGGGACGTCTCCACCGAAACGCCAGCCATCGGATCGACGATGAACACCTGCGCTACCACCGGACACTGTGCGACCTCAACAGGCTGACGGGCAAGTAG